Part of the Spirochaetota bacterium genome, TACTTAAGGAGTTTGTATCCCGAGGCACATACATTTATCCACCCAGGCCATCGATGAGATTATTCAGGGATAGCCTTGTATTTTTTAACAAGAATTGCCCTGGGATAAACATCACCAGCATTGGCGGTTACCATATAAGAGAGGCAGGCGCGACGCGGGAGCAGGATCTGTCATTCAGCATGGCTATTGGTATAGCCTATCTCCAGGAGGGAGTGGACGCAGGACTTGATATCGATTCATTTGCCCGTAGGTTTACCTTTAACGCCTTTGGCGGTAGTATGGAATTCTTTAAGGAGATTGCCTTCCATAGGGCAGCCAGGAGAATGTGGGCCAGAATATTAAAGGAGAGATTCGGAGCCAAGAATGAAGATAGTATGAGAATACGCGTGCCAGTTGCAGCTATGATAGGTAATAGCAGCACTACTAAACAGCGAGCTTTGAATAATCTGACAAGAACGGTTGTTGGGGGCATCGCGAGCGCCATGTCAGGCGGACCTCCGGCTGTATTCCCGCCATACGATGAGGCTTTAGGTCTGGGTTGGAGCAGGGAAGCAAAGCAGCTGATGATGGATGCCATACGAATTCTAATTGTTGAGGCAAAATTAACTGATGTTCTCGACCCATTGGCTGGTTCATATTATGTTGAATCCCTTACTAATGAGATTGAGGAGTCAGCCTGGGAAGAATTAAAGAAGATCGATGAGATGGGTGGCGCTGTGGCTGCTATTGAGGACGGTTACATGCAGCGTGAGGTAGCGAAGAGCGCTGCTGAGTTCCAGAGAAAGATTGATGCAAGAGAAGAGTTTATTGTAGGTGTTAATTGTTTTACTGACGACAATGAGCTGGATGTTACTACAAGCAAGTTGGTTGAGAATCCCTATGATCCTGAAAAGAGAATGAGAGCTGAGGAGAAGCAAAGGGCAGATTTGGCTAAAATTAAGAAGTCTAGGGACAATACAGAGGTTAAGCGATTGCTAAATGAGTTAAAAGAGTCTGCTAAGGATGAGAAGAAGAATCTTATGCCTATATTTATTGATTGTGCAAAGGCATATGTGAGTGAGCAGGAACAGTGTGATGTTTTAAGAGAAGTATTTGGCGAATGGGAAAAGGATACATTCGTATAGGTGATGAGCATATATCCCCATAGTATGAGGGATGGATGCTTTTTCATGGTTAAGGGTTATTTAGTATTGAGCAATTTGAGAAATAAAAATATTAATATCTCAATACATTAGAAGTTAAACTGTAATGCCTTCATTTCCTGCTTTAAAGGGAATGAAGGCATAATTAAACAGACTGATAGGGAAAAGTAACTTATTGCTTTATTTGGCAAATAATACTGAGGAGGTATAGTAATGAGTGATGATAAGCACATAGACATTGAAGTAGCTAAAAGGGAATGGGAGGAGAGGGTATTAACGCCAGCATATCAAAGATTTGGCCAGCAAGAATCACCAACGAGGATTTATACACCTTTAGACGCTAAGAATTTTGATTATATTCGGGATGTTGGATTCCCAGGCCAATATCCCTTTACTGGGGCCACATATCCAACAAGTGTTATTGGCATGGGTATGAAGATGATGGCTTCAGGTGGCGCGGATGTGCCAATGAGGAGGGCGGCTATTTATTCTGGTTATGGCACTTCAGAGGATACCAGGGATTATTATAAGGATGAGATATCTCGAGGATTTACTGGAGGGCCCAATTTAGCCTTAGACCTTCCAACTCAATGCGGTTATGATTCAGATGAACCAATGGTTGAGGGTGAAGTAGGCAAGGTCGGGGTGGCTATTGATACACTCAGGGATTTTGAGGTGATTTTTGAACCCTTCGTAAATGGCCGCGATTTAGATAAAATAGCAACTAACGTCACAATCAATGCTGCATCCAATGTTTTGATGGGTATGTATTTAGCTCTTGCTGATAAGAGAGGCGTAAGCTGGGATAAATTGAGGAGCACCCCTCAGAATGATATTCTAAAGGAGTTTGTATCACGTGGTACATACATCTTTCCGCCCAGGCCATCAATGAGAATGTTCAGAGACAGCCTTGTGTTTTTTACTAAGCATTGCCCTGGGATAAATATTACAAGCATTGGCGGTTATCACATAAGGGAGGGTGGCGCTTCACGAGAGCAGGACCTCGCATTTAGCATGGCAATTGGCATAGCCTACATCCAGGAAGGGATAAAAGCCGAATTGGATGTTGATTCATTTGCCAAAAGATTTACATTTAATGCCTTTGGCGGCAGCATGGAATTCTTTAAGGAGATTGCCTTTCAGAGGGCGGCCAGGAGAATGTGGGCCAGAATATTAAAAGAGAGATTCGGCGCAAAAAAGGCTGAAAGCATGAGAATACGTGTCCCAATGGCTGCTCATATCGGGAACAGCAGCACAACCAAGCAACGAGCCTTGAATAATTTAACTAGAGCAGTTGTGGGTAGCGTAGCTGCCGCTCTTTCAGGAGGTCCACCAGCAGGAGGCCCTCCTTACGATGAACCCTTGGGTTTAGGTTGGAGTAGGGAGGCAAAGCAATTGATGATGGACTCAATAAGAATTCTAATATTAGAAGCAAAGTTAGCGGATGTAATTGATCCATTGGCTGGGTCTTATTATGTTGAATCGCTGACAAATGAGATTGAGGAATCGGCGTGGGAGGAATTGAAGAAGATCGAGGATATGGGTGGTGCTGTGGCTGCCATTGAGGATGGTTACATGCAGCGTGAGGTCGCAAAGAGCGCGGCAGAGCGTCAGCATAAGATTGAGAACAAAGAGGAGTTTGTGGTTGGTGTCAATTGCTTTACTGATGAGAGGGAACTGGATGTTACGACAAGTAAGATAGTTGAAGACGCCTATGACCCAGTGAAGAGGGCTCAGGCTGAGGAAAAGCAGAAGGCCAAGTTGGTTGATATCAAGAGGACAAGGGATAACACAGAGGTGAGCAGATTGTTAAGGGATTTGAAAGAGTCTGCTAAGGATGAGAGTAAAAACCTGATGCCAATATTTATTGATTGTGCAAAGGCTTATGTTAGTGAGCAGGAACAGTGCGATGTCCTCAGGGAAGTATTTGGTGAATGGCAAAAGGATACTTTCGTTTAATGATTGCTCGATAGGTTAGGGGCCTGTTTCAGTAAGCCATTGTCAACAAATAATTGTGTCAATTATTGATATGAAGATGAGTTTATCTTTAAATTTTAAGCTTTCCATTCCTTTGTATAATTCTTCAAGTTCTTTTAATCCCTGATCCAGTTCATCAGGGCTGAATTTAGCCAGATTTGACATAAATCGTTTTTTTATGTTTTCAAATCAATATTCCTTATCCACCCTCACAGGGTATTCCCTTGCCCAAAGGAAAGCCTTAAATCCAACCTCCTCAAGCTCTTTTGTTATTGTATTATAATGTGGTTGGCCCTGTTCAAAGGCCTGTAGAGCAGCCTGAAAGAATGGAAACTCCACCTTG contains:
- a CDS encoding methylmalonyl-CoA mutase family protein, giving the protein MSNDDKLKDVKSAKEEWEEKVLTPAYQRFGQQESPTRIYTPLDLKDFDYMRDVGFPGQYPFTGASYPTNIIGMGMKMMAMGGGDMPMRRAAIYSGYGTSEDTRDYYKDEISRGFTGGPNLALDLPTQCGYDSDEPTVEGEVGKVGVAVDTLRDIEIIFEPFVNGRDLDKIGTNMTINSASNILMAMYLSLADKRGISWDKLKSTPQNDILKEFVSRGTYIYPPRPSMRLFRDSLVFFNKNCPGINITSIGGYHIREAGATREQDLSFSMAIGIAYLQEGVDAGLDIDSFARRFTFNAFGGSMEFFKEIAFHRAARRMWARILKERFGAKNEDSMRIRVPVAAMIGNSSTTKQRALNNLTRTVVGGIASAMSGGPPAVFPPYDEALGLGWSREAKQLMMDAIRILIVEAKLTDVLDPLAGSYYVESLTNEIEESAWEELKKIDEMGGAVAAIEDGYMQREVAKSAAEFQRKIDAREEFIVGVNCFTDDNELDVTTSKLVENPYDPEKRMRAEEKQRADLAKIKKSRDNTEVKRLLNELKESAKDEKKNLMPIFIDCAKAYVSEQEQCDVLREVFGEWEKDTFV
- a CDS encoding methylmalonyl-CoA mutase family protein, producing the protein MSDDKHIDIEVAKREWEERVLTPAYQRFGQQESPTRIYTPLDAKNFDYIRDVGFPGQYPFTGATYPTSVIGMGMKMMASGGADVPMRRAAIYSGYGTSEDTRDYYKDEISRGFTGGPNLALDLPTQCGYDSDEPMVEGEVGKVGVAIDTLRDFEVIFEPFVNGRDLDKIATNVTINAASNVLMGMYLALADKRGVSWDKLRSTPQNDILKEFVSRGTYIFPPRPSMRMFRDSLVFFTKHCPGINITSIGGYHIREGGASREQDLAFSMAIGIAYIQEGIKAELDVDSFAKRFTFNAFGGSMEFFKEIAFQRAARRMWARILKERFGAKKAESMRIRVPMAAHIGNSSTTKQRALNNLTRAVVGSVAAALSGGPPAGGPPYDEPLGLGWSREAKQLMMDSIRILILEAKLADVIDPLAGSYYVESLTNEIEESAWEELKKIEDMGGAVAAIEDGYMQREVAKSAAERQHKIENKEEFVVGVNCFTDERELDVTTSKIVEDAYDPVKRAQAEEKQKAKLVDIKRTRDNTEVSRLLRDLKESAKDESKNLMPIFIDCAKAYVSEQEQCDVLREVFGEWQKDTFV